Proteins encoded within one genomic window of Glandiceps talaboti chromosome 3, keGlaTala1.1, whole genome shotgun sequence:
- the LOC144433155 gene encoding monocarboxylate transporter 3-like, whose protein sequence is MIPAVMGLAQVIAIPIMGAIGNIRGLRAHIPYGTSMAVCGTITIISTYTRTFTGQAIFIIIFGMSFGGFTVFIAIVVSSLFGAEKVGYGTTLCVQVQGLIALLTAPLSGWIRDKTDVYDGAFWMAGVSLILAAFVAFTFPVVEKMGKRKYSNRKLTYAEDVGH, encoded by the exons ATGATACCAGCTGTCATGGGTTTAGCTCAGGTTATAGCTATACCCATCATGGGGGCTATAGGCAATATACGTGGGTTGAGAGCCCACATTCCATACGGAACTTCAATGGCTGTTTGtggaacaataactattataaGTACATACACCAGGACCTTTACAG GTCAAGCCATCTTCATTATCATTTTTGGGATGTCTTTTGGGGGCTTCACTGTTTTTATCGCTATAGTTGTGTCATCTTTATTTGGTGCAGAAAAGGTTGGATATGGAACAACATTATGTGTTCAGGTGCAAGGATTAATTGCACTTCTTACAGCACCATTGTCTG GGTGGATTCGTGATAAAACTGACGTCTATGATGGTGCCTTCTGGATGGCAGGCGTTTCTCTGATCCTCGCTGCTTTTGTAGCATTTACTTTTCCAGTCGTGGAAAAAATGGGTAAACGGAAATATAGCAATCGAAAGTTGACGTATGCAGAAGACGTTGGCCACTAG
- the LOC144432828 gene encoding monocarboxylate transporter 3-like isoform X3 has translation MTGRTLSSRDPQDGGWGWVVVLSSFICGGLTAGIGLGLSYMPSIEMVSIYFKRRFPIAIGIALSGTGAGQFVFALLCQYLIDTYGWRGTLLILSALSFNLSVAGALLRPLGEGKQEVTFNTEAKSEVENVEIQKSVNRADIASESGDNTDIQIIEESKSEDKEKSSCIHGNNHCNILLSSLWDLSLFHDPLCWCLMVISMCQGISQGTVLVHMVSRALDYGISSTYSAMVPAVMGLAQVIAIPIMGAIGNIRELRAHIPYGTSMAVCGTITIISTYTRTFTGQTIFIVVFGLSFGGIAVFIAIVVSSFLGAEKIGYGTTLCIQVQGITVLLAAPLSGWIRDETNVYDGAFWMAGVSLILAASVAFMLPAVEKMGKRRYHQGTLVYKEVQTIST, from the exons ATGACTGGCAGAACCCTTTCGTCAAGAGATCCTCAAGACGGTGGATGGGGATGGGTCGTTGTCTTGTCATCATTCATTTGCGGTGGTTTGACGGCAG GTATTGGTTTAGGTCTGTCGTATATGCCATCAATAGAAATGGTCAGTATATACTTTAAACGAAGATTTCCCATCGCCATTGGAATAGCATTGTCTGGAACTGGTGCAGGACAATTTGTTTTTGCGCTTCTGTGTCAATATTTGATAGATACATACGGTTGGAGAGGAACACTTCTGATTTTGTCAGCATTGTCTTTCAATCTGTCTGTGGCTGGTGCCCTATTGCGGCCATTGGGTGAAGGAAAGCAAGAGGTGACGTTTAACACTGAAGCTAAATCTGAAGTAGAGAATGTGGAAATACAAAAAAGTGTGAATAGAGCGGATATAGCATCTGAGAGTGGTGACAACACCGATATACAAATAATCGAAGAGTCCAAATCAGAAGACAAGGAGAAATCAagttgtatccatggcaacaatcACTGTAATATCCTGCTATCATCTCTATGggatttatcattatttcatgaCCCCTTATGTTGGTGTTTAATGGTCATATCCATGTGTCAGGGTATATCTCAAGGAACAGTCTTAGTACACATG GTCAGCCGTGCTCTAGATTATGGTATTTCGAGTACATATAGTGCTATGGTACCAGCTGTCATGGGTTTAGCTCAGGTCATAGCTATACCCATCATGGGGGCTATAGGCAATATACGCGAGTTGAGAGCCCACATTCCATACGGAACTTCAATGGCTGTTTGtggaacaataactattataaGTACATACACAAGGACCTTTACAG GTCAAACCATCTTCATCGTGGTCTTTGGGTTGTCATTTGGAGGTATCGCCGTTTTCATAGCTATAGTTGTGTCTTCTTTTTTGGGAGCAGAAAAGATAGGATATGGGACaacattatgtattcaagtgcaAGGAATAACTGTTCTGCTTGCAGCGCCACTGTCTG GATGGATTCGTGATGAAACTAATGTTTATGATGGTGCCTTCTGGATGGCAGGCGTTTCTCTGATCCTCGCTGCTTCCGTAGCCTTCATGCTTCCAGCTGTGGAAAAGATGGGTAAACGGAGATACCACCAAGGAACACTCGTTTACAAGGAAGTACAGACCATAAGTACTTAG
- the LOC144432828 gene encoding monocarboxylate transporter 3-like isoform X2 → MTGRTLSSRDPQDGGWGWVVVLSSFICGGLTAAWIGSIFAIVIVFTSSLGLALSRKIGHRKTVMLAGVVAFTGFLTSSFVTHIAILYFTFGVLTGIGLGLSYMPSIEMVSIYFKRRFPIAIGIALSGTGAGQFVFALLCQYLIDTYGWRGTLLILSALSFNLSVAGALLRPLGEGKQEVTFNTEAKSEVENVEIQKSVNRADIASESGDNTDIQIIEESKSEDKEKSSCIHGNNHCNILLSSLWDLSLFHDPLCWCLMVISMCQGISQGTVLVHMVSRALDYGISSTYSAMVPAVMGLAQVIAIPIMGAIGNIRELRAHIPYGTSMAVCGTITIISTYTRTFTGQTIFIVVFGLSFGGIAVFIAIVVSSFLGAEKIGYGTTLCIQVQGITVLLAAPLSGWIRDETNVYDGAFWMAGVSLILAASVAFMLPAVEKMGKRRYHQGTLVYKEVQTIST, encoded by the exons ATGACTGGCAGAACCCTTTCGTCAAGAGATCCTCAAGACGGTGGATGGGGATGGGTCGTTGTCTTGTCATCATTCATTTGCGGTGGTTTGACGGCAG CCTGGATTGGTTCGATATTTGCTATTGTTATTGTCTTTACGAGTTCTTTGGGGTTGGCCTTGTCAAGGAAAATTGGACATCGAAAAACAGTGATGTTGGCTGGTGTAGTTGCATTTACGGGATTTCTCACAAGTTCCTTTGTGACACATATTGCAATCTTGTATTTCACATTTGGTGTCTTAACAG GTATTGGTTTAGGTCTGTCGTATATGCCATCAATAGAAATGGTCAGTATATACTTTAAACGAAGATTTCCCATCGCCATTGGAATAGCATTGTCTGGAACTGGTGCAGGACAATTTGTTTTTGCGCTTCTGTGTCAATATTTGATAGATACATACGGTTGGAGAGGAACACTTCTGATTTTGTCAGCATTGTCTTTCAATCTGTCTGTGGCTGGTGCCCTATTGCGGCCATTGGGTGAAGGAAAGCAAGAGGTGACGTTTAACACTGAAGCTAAATCTGAAGTAGAGAATGTGGAAATACAAAAAAGTGTGAATAGAGCGGATATAGCATCTGAGAGTGGTGACAACACCGATATACAAATAATCGAAGAGTCCAAATCAGAAGACAAGGAGAAATCAagttgtatccatggcaacaatcACTGTAATATCCTGCTATCATCTCTATGggatttatcattatttcatgaCCCCTTATGTTGGTGTTTAATGGTCATATCCATGTGTCAGGGTATATCTCAAGGAACAGTCTTAGTACACATG GTCAGCCGTGCTCTAGATTATGGTATTTCGAGTACATATAGTGCTATGGTACCAGCTGTCATGGGTTTAGCTCAGGTCATAGCTATACCCATCATGGGGGCTATAGGCAATATACGCGAGTTGAGAGCCCACATTCCATACGGAACTTCAATGGCTGTTTGtggaacaataactattataaGTACATACACAAGGACCTTTACAG GTCAAACCATCTTCATCGTGGTCTTTGGGTTGTCATTTGGAGGTATCGCCGTTTTCATAGCTATAGTTGTGTCTTCTTTTTTGGGAGCAGAAAAGATAGGATATGGGACaacattatgtattcaagtgcaAGGAATAACTGTTCTGCTTGCAGCGCCACTGTCTG GATGGATTCGTGATGAAACTAATGTTTATGATGGTGCCTTCTGGATGGCAGGCGTTTCTCTGATCCTCGCTGCTTCCGTAGCCTTCATGCTTCCAGCTGTGGAAAAGATGGGTAAACGGAGATACCACCAAGGAACACTCGTTTACAAGGAAGTACAGACCATAAGTACTTAG
- the LOC144432828 gene encoding monocarboxylate transporter 13-like isoform X1, which produces MTGRTLSSRDPQDGGWGWVVVLSSFICGGLTAGTNLAFGVLYVAFLDAFGESKATTAWIGSIFAIVIVFTSSLGLALSRKIGHRKTVMLAGVVAFTGFLTSSFVTHIAILYFTFGVLTGIGLGLSYMPSIEMVSIYFKRRFPIAIGIALSGTGAGQFVFALLCQYLIDTYGWRGTLLILSALSFNLSVAGALLRPLGEGKQEVTFNTEAKSEVENVEIQKSVNRADIASESGDNTDIQIIEESKSEDKEKSSCIHGNNHCNILLSSLWDLSLFHDPLCWCLMVISMCQGISQGTVLVHMVSRALDYGISSTYSAMVPAVMGLAQVIAIPIMGAIGNIRELRAHIPYGTSMAVCGTITIISTYTRTFTGQTIFIVVFGLSFGGIAVFIAIVVSSFLGAEKIGYGTTLCIQVQGITVLLAAPLSGWIRDETNVYDGAFWMAGVSLILAASVAFMLPAVEKMGKRRYHQGTLVYKEVQTIST; this is translated from the exons ATGACTGGCAGAACCCTTTCGTCAAGAGATCCTCAAGACGGTGGATGGGGATGGGTCGTTGTCTTGTCATCATTCATTTGCGGTGGTTTGACGGCAGGTACTAACCTTGCATTTGGAGTCTTATATGTTGCCTTTTTGGATGCATTCGGTGAATCCAAGGCAACAACAG CCTGGATTGGTTCGATATTTGCTATTGTTATTGTCTTTACGAGTTCTTTGGGGTTGGCCTTGTCAAGGAAAATTGGACATCGAAAAACAGTGATGTTGGCTGGTGTAGTTGCATTTACGGGATTTCTCACAAGTTCCTTTGTGACACATATTGCAATCTTGTATTTCACATTTGGTGTCTTAACAG GTATTGGTTTAGGTCTGTCGTATATGCCATCAATAGAAATGGTCAGTATATACTTTAAACGAAGATTTCCCATCGCCATTGGAATAGCATTGTCTGGAACTGGTGCAGGACAATTTGTTTTTGCGCTTCTGTGTCAATATTTGATAGATACATACGGTTGGAGAGGAACACTTCTGATTTTGTCAGCATTGTCTTTCAATCTGTCTGTGGCTGGTGCCCTATTGCGGCCATTGGGTGAAGGAAAGCAAGAGGTGACGTTTAACACTGAAGCTAAATCTGAAGTAGAGAATGTGGAAATACAAAAAAGTGTGAATAGAGCGGATATAGCATCTGAGAGTGGTGACAACACCGATATACAAATAATCGAAGAGTCCAAATCAGAAGACAAGGAGAAATCAagttgtatccatggcaacaatcACTGTAATATCCTGCTATCATCTCTATGggatttatcattatttcatgaCCCCTTATGTTGGTGTTTAATGGTCATATCCATGTGTCAGGGTATATCTCAAGGAACAGTCTTAGTACACATG GTCAGCCGTGCTCTAGATTATGGTATTTCGAGTACATATAGTGCTATGGTACCAGCTGTCATGGGTTTAGCTCAGGTCATAGCTATACCCATCATGGGGGCTATAGGCAATATACGCGAGTTGAGAGCCCACATTCCATACGGAACTTCAATGGCTGTTTGtggaacaataactattataaGTACATACACAAGGACCTTTACAG GTCAAACCATCTTCATCGTGGTCTTTGGGTTGTCATTTGGAGGTATCGCCGTTTTCATAGCTATAGTTGTGTCTTCTTTTTTGGGAGCAGAAAAGATAGGATATGGGACaacattatgtattcaagtgcaAGGAATAACTGTTCTGCTTGCAGCGCCACTGTCTG GATGGATTCGTGATGAAACTAATGTTTATGATGGTGCCTTCTGGATGGCAGGCGTTTCTCTGATCCTCGCTGCTTCCGTAGCCTTCATGCTTCCAGCTGTGGAAAAGATGGGTAAACGGAGATACCACCAAGGAACACTCGTTTACAAGGAAGTACAGACCATAAGTACTTAG